The Nitrosospira lacus genome window below encodes:
- a CDS encoding MlaE family ABC transporter permease: MMPENQGDSSTVLHRATGEDGTPRLILAGKYTLAALGQRLHTLPAELAAYTADPELQWDLTGIEQMDDAGAILLWRAWGSRRPSHLLLRPEQERLFNRMKEAPAPPAPVPRDLLWPITILGKAVFLLWEHLTGLVVLIGQMLLDTKYLAGHPPRIPWREISANLYRTGAQALGITALVGFLIGVVLSFLSARQLQTFGADIFIINILGVSIIRELGPMLAAILVAGRSGSSMTAQLGVMRVTEELDALTVMGIPHSLRLILPKVVALGIAMPLVVLWTSTVALVGGMVVAEIQLGLSYQFFLNKLPDVVPVANLWLGLGKGAVCGMVIALISCHFGLRIKSNTESLGAGTTNSVVTAITVVIIIDAIFAIVFSNVGLR; the protein is encoded by the coding sequence ATGATGCCGGAGAACCAAGGCGATTCATCGACGGTGCTGCATCGTGCGACTGGCGAAGATGGCACGCCCCGGTTGATACTTGCCGGCAAATATACCCTTGCGGCTCTCGGGCAGCGGCTGCACACGCTGCCCGCCGAATTGGCCGCGTATACAGCCGACCCTGAATTACAGTGGGATTTAACGGGAATCGAGCAAATGGATGATGCCGGAGCGATACTGCTGTGGCGAGCCTGGGGCTCGCGCCGTCCTTCCCATTTACTGTTGCGGCCGGAGCAGGAGAGGTTGTTCAATCGCATGAAGGAGGCGCCGGCTCCGCCCGCACCCGTTCCACGCGATTTGCTGTGGCCCATTACCATTCTCGGGAAGGCCGTCTTTTTGCTGTGGGAACATCTGACCGGTCTCGTTGTACTGATTGGTCAAATGCTGTTGGACACAAAATATCTGGCCGGTCACCCCCCACGTATTCCGTGGCGTGAAATTTCCGCCAACCTGTACCGTACCGGTGCACAAGCGCTGGGTATCACCGCACTGGTGGGATTTCTCATTGGGGTCGTGCTGAGTTTTCTCTCCGCCAGGCAGTTGCAGACGTTTGGCGCCGACATATTCATCATCAATATTCTTGGCGTCAGCATAATTCGCGAACTCGGCCCCATGCTTGCCGCGATACTGGTGGCTGGACGCTCCGGTTCTTCCATGACCGCGCAACTGGGTGTGATGCGGGTAACTGAAGAACTGGATGCGTTGACTGTGATGGGAATACCTCACAGTCTGCGGCTGATCCTGCCGAAAGTCGTGGCGCTCGGTATCGCGATGCCACTGGTGGTGTTATGGACCAGCACCGTCGCACTGGTGGGAGGAATGGTTGTTGCCGAAATTCAGCTGGGGCTGAGCTATCAGTTTTTTCTGAATAAACTGCCGGATGTGGTCCCGGTCGCCAATTTGTGGCTGGGATTAGGAAAGGGCGCAGTGTGCGGTATGGTGATCGCGCTGATTTCTTGCCATTTTGGCTTGAGGATCAAATCCAACACCGAGAGCCTGGGTGCGGGTACCACCAACTCGGTGGTTACCGCGATCACCGTGGTGATTATTATTGATGCGATTTTCGCCATCGTTTTTTCCAACGTCGGATTAAGATAA
- a CDS encoding D-amino acid aminotransferase, whose translation MIYLNGDFMPIEEARIPVLDRGFIFGDGVYEVIPVYSRKPFRLAEHLLRLQHSLDGIRLANPHSDKEWSNLLEQIIASNESDDQYLYLHVTRGVAKRDHAFPKGVMPTVFIMSNPLLTPPGELLATGVAAITASDNRWLRCDIKAISLLPNVLLRQMAIDAGAIETVLLREGFMTEGAASNIFVIKDGVLLAPPKNHLMLPGITYDVVLELAAANEIPYEVREVSEYEVRTAQEILLTSSTKEIMPITRLDGKPVGEGRPGAMFALLHQLYQNYKSTVMRGGTSTFQGSH comes from the coding sequence ATGATTTATCTCAACGGTGATTTCATGCCTATCGAGGAAGCCCGCATCCCGGTGCTGGATAGGGGCTTCATTTTTGGTGACGGCGTGTATGAAGTGATCCCTGTGTATTCCCGCAAGCCCTTTCGTCTGGCCGAGCACCTGCTCCGGTTGCAGCACAGCCTTGACGGGATTCGCCTGGCAAACCCACATTCCGACAAGGAATGGAGTAATTTATTGGAACAAATCATCGCCAGCAATGAGAGTGATGATCAATATCTATACTTGCATGTTACTCGTGGTGTGGCCAAACGCGATCATGCTTTTCCAAAGGGCGTCATGCCTACGGTATTCATCATGAGCAACCCGCTGCTGACACCGCCGGGAGAGTTGCTCGCTACCGGTGTTGCCGCTATCACAGCCAGCGACAACAGATGGCTACGCTGCGATATCAAGGCAATTTCGTTGTTACCCAATGTGCTATTGCGACAAATGGCGATTGACGCGGGCGCGATCGAAACAGTGCTGCTGCGGGAAGGCTTTATGACTGAGGGTGCGGCCAGCAATATTTTTGTGATAAAAGACGGGGTGCTGCTGGCGCCGCCAAAAAATCATTTGATGCTGCCCGGAATCACCTATGATGTCGTGCTTGAACTTGCGGCCGCCAATGAAATCCCGTACGAAGTGAGAGAGGTGTCCGAGTACGAAGTGCGTACTGCCCAGGAAATCCTGCTGACATCGTCAACCAAAGAAATCATGCCCATTACCCGTCTCGATGGCAAACCAGTGGGCGAGGGTAGACCGGGAGCGATGTTTGCCCTGCTGCACCAGCTCTATCAGAATTACAAGAGCACCGTAATGCGGGGCGGTACTTCAACATTCCAAGGGAGCCACTAG
- a CDS encoding DUF493 domain-containing protein — translation MQPSLIEYPCDFPVKIMGRVDGLPVKPSVSQKSDAILSAADDSIAAVLAEHGGQEFTRAVLMIVKRHAPDFDESNLEVKFSRKNRYLSLTCTVRAVSREQLDALYQELCDHPMVVMAL, via the coding sequence GTGCAACCCTCGTTAATCGAATATCCCTGCGATTTTCCTGTCAAGATCATGGGGCGCGTGGATGGTTTACCAGTGAAGCCGAGTGTTTCCCAGAAAAGCGATGCCATCCTGTCCGCGGCGGATGATTCCATTGCCGCCGTCCTGGCGGAGCATGGCGGGCAGGAATTTACCCGGGCGGTACTGATGATCGTAAAACGTCACGCTCCGGATTTCGATGAGTCAAACCTGGAGGTCAAATTCAGCAGAAAGAACAGGTATCTGAGTCTAACCTGCACGGTTCGCGCCGTTTCCCGTGAACAGCTGGACGCGTTATATCAGGAATTGTGCGATCACCCAATGGTGGTCATGGCGCTTTGA
- the lipB gene encoding lipoyl(octanoyl) transferase LipB, translating into MPGTGSVEPSPGSELRIRRYTGLADYLSIWQAMKDFTASRTENTPDEIWLLQHPPVYTQGIAGKPEHLLHNNGIIVIRTDRGGQITYHGPGQIVAYLLLDMRRLKLGVRELVRRMEGAVVDLLRDYHIGAEGRVDAPGVYVNGAKIAALGLKIKNGHCYHGLALNVDMDLRPFAAINPCGYSGLQVTQTRDLGVVDGWEKLSGELADKLKIRLLTI; encoded by the coding sequence ATGCCTGGAACCGGGTCCGTGGAACCAAGTCCCGGCTCAGAATTGAGAATTCGAAGGTATACCGGCTTGGCGGACTATCTTTCCATCTGGCAGGCGATGAAAGATTTCACCGCATCCCGCACGGAGAATACGCCTGATGAAATCTGGTTGTTGCAACATCCGCCGGTTTACACACAGGGCATTGCGGGCAAACCCGAGCATCTGCTCCATAACAACGGCATTATCGTGATCCGGACAGATCGCGGCGGACAGATTACGTATCACGGTCCCGGACAAATTGTCGCGTATCTGTTGCTCGATATGCGCCGCCTTAAACTCGGTGTCCGCGAGCTGGTCAGAAGAATGGAGGGTGCCGTGGTAGACTTGCTGCGGGATTATCACATCGGCGCAGAAGGCCGCGTGGATGCACCGGGTGTGTATGTGAATGGTGCGAAGATCGCGGCGTTGGGATTGAAAATAAAAAACGGCCATTGTTATCATGGCTTGGCTCTCAATGTGGACATGGATCTGAGACCGTTTGCCGCAATCAATCCTTGCGGTTATTCGGGCTTGCAGGTAACGCAAACCAGGGATCTCGGCGTAGTCGACGGATGGGAGAAACTGAGTGGCGAACTTGCCGACAAGTTAAAAATCAGGCTCCTCACGATTTGA
- a CDS encoding ABC transporter ATP-binding protein, with protein sequence MMNSECLIEIEGLHTRFGSHVVHEDINLCVHRGEVLALVGGSGSGKTALMRQMLGLEMPAEGAVRIFGEPLDGHDRKKLQSMRNRCGVLFQKGALFSALSVYDNIALPMRELHILDEGMIRDLVMLKLKMVDIETRHASKMPAELSGGMIKRIALARAIALDPELLFLDEPTAGLDPELSEGFVELIRTMRTELTLTIVMATHDLDTLVALSDRVAVLADQRIVALGGLREVVGKTHPFITNFFRGERGRKALGNNGDVL encoded by the coding sequence ATGATGAACAGCGAATGCCTTATTGAGATCGAAGGATTGCATACCCGCTTCGGCAGCCATGTGGTGCATGAAGATATTAATCTTTGCGTGCATCGCGGAGAAGTACTCGCGCTGGTAGGGGGTTCCGGCAGCGGCAAGACCGCATTGATGCGGCAGATGCTGGGCCTGGAAATGCCGGCGGAAGGTGCCGTCCGGATTTTTGGCGAACCCTTGGATGGCCACGACCGCAAGAAATTGCAATCCATGCGCAATCGCTGTGGAGTGTTGTTTCAAAAAGGCGCATTATTCAGCGCACTATCGGTATATGACAATATCGCGCTGCCAATGCGCGAGTTGCATATACTGGACGAGGGCATGATACGCGATCTGGTCATGCTCAAACTCAAAATGGTGGATATCGAGACACGACATGCGAGCAAGATGCCCGCGGAGCTCTCCGGGGGCATGATCAAACGTATTGCATTGGCGCGAGCCATAGCGCTGGATCCGGAACTGCTGTTCCTGGACGAACCCACCGCGGGGCTGGATCCGGAACTGAGCGAGGGGTTCGTCGAACTGATCCGGACCATGCGTACTGAGTTGACGCTTACCATTGTCATGGCGACGCACGACCTGGATACACTGGTGGCTCTTTCCGATCGCGTCGCCGTCCTGGCGGACCAGCGCATCGTGGCGCTGGGTGGTCTGCGCGAAGTTGTGGGTAAGACCCATCCATTCATCACAAATTTTTTCCGCGGGGAGCGTGGCCGGAAAGCACTGGGAAATAACGGCGATGTTTTATAG
- a CDS encoding ABC-type transport auxiliary lipoprotein family protein: MRKFLIFSVMLLAGCAIPRTQTSTAIYDFGLERPFTATGVADTSSRQPRLSASLLVTSASPAWLDNPTIQYRLVYHDPARSYAYASSRWAAAPASLLTQRIKGRIAGVNNDGVIGAGDGVRADYALRLELEEFAQVFDTPHQSRAVIRLRASLLEGGTRSLIAQRSFSIEEMAPSPNAAGAVHALTEASDTLVEQLISWLAGELPEKKEPPP; the protein is encoded by the coding sequence ATGAGAAAATTTCTAATTTTTTCGGTTATGCTGCTTGCCGGATGTGCAATTCCCCGAACCCAAACCTCTACGGCGATATATGACTTCGGGTTGGAGCGTCCATTTACTGCAACCGGTGTCGCCGATACATCCTCCAGGCAGCCGCGCCTATCAGCAAGTCTGCTGGTGACGTCGGCCTCCCCGGCATGGCTGGATAACCCCACGATCCAATATCGTCTGGTCTATCACGATCCCGCGCGGTCATATGCCTATGCAAGCAGCCGCTGGGCGGCGGCGCCCGCGAGTCTGCTCACACAGCGGATTAAGGGTCGCATTGCCGGTGTCAATAATGATGGGGTGATAGGCGCCGGTGATGGTGTGCGGGCGGACTATGCATTGCGTCTTGAACTGGAAGAATTCGCCCAGGTATTCGATACGCCCCATCAAAGCCGCGCAGTAATCAGATTGCGCGCCAGTCTCCTTGAAGGCGGCACACGCTCGTTGATTGCTCAACGCAGTTTCAGTATCGAGGAGATGGCCCCTTCACCCAATGCCGCCGGCGCGGTACACGCCTTGACTGAAGCAAGCGACACGTTGGTCGAGCAATTGATTTCTTGGCTTGCCGGCGAGCTCCCGGAAAAGAAGGAGCCGCCACCTTAA
- a CDS encoding MlaD family protein: protein MENRAHALAAGLFVIFLSAAVAAVAMWFSGGTATRDKYLLVSEFPVNGLNPQAVVRYRGVSVGKVENIRLDPENPHLILIRIAVDRELALTKNVYAQLGYQGLTGLAFVQLNDDGKQAERLKTDPDNPAQIPFRPSALDSIAESGQRLLGNANGLVERLNVLLNDQNQARFSHILRNTEGLTGSLHGAARQLEPGLKSLPGLAADANSVLKHTDQLIIDLNQITAKIGQQGGPVDSLSHTAGELTDTMHKLREATEGITRNSRGVDRFLMQLEEQPRSLLFGRSPPLPGPGEDGFVAPQVSPQGISK, encoded by the coding sequence ATGGAAAACCGTGCCCATGCCCTTGCGGCGGGTTTGTTCGTAATTTTTCTGAGCGCGGCCGTCGCAGCGGTTGCCATGTGGTTCAGCGGAGGAACCGCCACACGTGACAAATATCTGCTGGTATCGGAGTTCCCGGTTAACGGACTCAATCCCCAGGCGGTAGTGCGCTATCGTGGGGTAAGTGTCGGCAAGGTAGAGAATATTCGTCTGGATCCGGAAAACCCGCATTTGATTTTAATCCGCATTGCGGTGGATCGAGAGCTGGCATTGACCAAAAATGTATACGCGCAGCTTGGCTACCAGGGTTTGACAGGTCTTGCATTCGTGCAATTGAATGACGACGGCAAGCAAGCTGAACGACTAAAGACCGACCCGGATAATCCCGCGCAGATTCCCTTTCGTCCATCTGCCCTGGATAGCATAGCCGAGTCCGGGCAACGCCTGCTCGGTAACGCAAACGGGTTGGTCGAGCGATTGAATGTGCTGCTTAACGATCAGAACCAGGCACGATTCTCGCATATCCTGCGAAATACCGAGGGTCTGACCGGCAGCCTGCACGGCGCGGCCCGTCAACTGGAACCCGGACTCAAATCACTGCCTGGCCTGGCAGCTGACGCAAATTCAGTACTGAAGCACACCGATCAGCTGATAATCGACCTTAACCAGATCACCGCGAAAATAGGTCAGCAGGGAGGACCTGTCGACAGCCTGTCTCATACGGCTGGAGAGCTGACCGACACCATGCATAAATTGCGGGAAGCTACGGAAGGCATCACGCGTAACTCCCGGGGCGTGGATCGCTTTCTTATGCAACTGGAAGAGCAACCCCGAAGCTTACTGTTCGGCAGATCGCCGCCACTGCCGGGTCCGGGAGAAGATGGTTTTGTAGCACCTCAGGTATCACCCCAGGGAATCTCCAAATGA
- a CDS encoding DUF4197 domain-containing protein, which yields MRTVTIFFVWILVSMPTLAAEIDALSEEDAAAGLKQALTQGVNAAVDRVGVANGFLENPKVKIPLPGTLQKIEGVMRTLGAGKHVDGLIVSMNRVAEVAAAEARTLMVDTVEKMPVENAKKILAGGDDSATQYFRATTSEELAQEFLPIVKNATGQVDLAKRYNDFARKGGKFGAVAEKYANIEGYVTQKTLDGLYLMMAEEERLIRNDPLGQDSKLLQKVFGAYK from the coding sequence ATGCGTACCGTCACGATCTTTTTTGTCTGGATTCTGGTTTCCATGCCTACCCTCGCTGCGGAAATCGACGCGCTATCCGAGGAGGACGCGGCTGCCGGCCTGAAGCAAGCGCTTACTCAAGGTGTCAACGCGGCGGTAGACAGGGTGGGCGTCGCAAACGGATTTCTTGAGAATCCCAAAGTCAAAATTCCCTTACCTGGCACGCTACAAAAAATAGAAGGGGTGATGCGAACTTTAGGTGCGGGCAAGCATGTTGATGGTTTGATCGTGTCCATGAATCGTGTAGCTGAAGTGGCAGCAGCCGAAGCCAGGACGCTGATGGTGGACACAGTGGAGAAGATGCCGGTGGAGAATGCCAAGAAAATTCTTGCCGGTGGTGACGATTCGGCTACCCAGTACTTTCGCGCTACCACTTCGGAGGAACTTGCTCAAGAATTCCTGCCTATAGTGAAGAACGCTACCGGTCAAGTGGATTTGGCCAAGAGATACAATGACTTTGCCCGCAAAGGCGGAAAATTTGGTGCGGTAGCGGAAAAATATGCAAATATCGAAGGCTACGTCACACAAAAAACGTTGGACGGTCTGTATCTGATGATGGCGGAAGAGGAACGCCTCATTCGTAACGATCCCCTGGGTCAGGATAGTAAATTGTTGCAGAAGGTGTTTGGTGCATATAAATAG
- the lipA gene encoding lipoyl synthase — protein MTIETRQKGAAKTARNPIKIAPQTQSELLRKPSWIRVRSSNSQGFHEVKRILREQKLHTVCEEASCPNIGECFGKGTATFMILGDLCTRRCPFCDVAHGKPSPPDAEEPLHLAQSIAAMKLKYVVITSVDRDDLRDGGAQHFVDCIREVRTYSPRTKIEILVPDFRGRLEVALDKLFACPPDVLNHNLETVPRLYKQCRPGADYAHSLKLLKDFKARFPEIPTKSGLMLGLGETDEEILEVMRDLRKHDVEMLTIGQYLQPSMGHLPVLRYVPPEGFKEFERAALEMGYSNAACGPMVRSSYHADQQAHEAGIA, from the coding sequence ATGACCATTGAAACCCGTCAGAAAGGCGCGGCTAAAACCGCACGCAACCCTATCAAAATCGCGCCGCAAACCCAAAGCGAGTTGCTGCGTAAACCGTCTTGGATCCGGGTGCGCTCGTCCAACAGTCAGGGATTCCACGAAGTCAAGCGGATTCTGCGGGAGCAGAAATTGCATACCGTATGCGAAGAAGCATCCTGTCCCAATATCGGCGAATGTTTTGGCAAAGGCACCGCCACCTTCATGATTCTGGGTGATCTTTGCACACGCCGTTGTCCTTTCTGCGATGTGGCGCATGGCAAGCCTTCGCCGCCGGATGCCGAGGAACCCTTGCACCTGGCTCAATCCATCGCCGCCATGAAGCTAAAGTATGTCGTCATAACCAGTGTTGATCGCGATGATCTGCGTGATGGCGGCGCACAGCATTTCGTGGACTGCATACGTGAAGTCCGCACCTATTCGCCACGAACAAAAATAGAGATTCTTGTACCGGATTTCCGTGGAAGGCTGGAAGTAGCGCTGGATAAATTATTCGCCTGCCCTCCTGACGTGTTGAATCATAATCTTGAAACAGTGCCACGCCTCTACAAGCAGTGCCGTCCCGGCGCTGATTATGCGCATTCGCTCAAATTGCTGAAAGACTTCAAGGCACGTTTCCCGGAAATTCCCACTAAATCCGGATTAATGCTGGGTCTGGGAGAAACTGACGAGGAAATTCTTGAAGTGATGCGTGATTTGCGCAAACATGATGTCGAGATGCTCACAATCGGCCAATACCTCCAACCCAGCATGGGACATCTACCCGTGCTGCGCTATGTGCCACCGGAAGGATTCAAGGAATTCGAGCGTGCGGCGCTCGAAATGGGGTATAGCAACGCTGCCTGTGGCCCGATGGTGCGCTCCAGTTATCATGCCGATCAACAAGCGCACGAAGCAGGTATAGCGTAG